From the genome of Streptomyces sp. NBC_01317, one region includes:
- a CDS encoding GntR family transcriptional regulator, with protein MITDQSSPQRPGPAAAAPELTGAYPEPLWIQAKSALENRIALGEVAPGSRLPPERELCRMLGISRVTLRKALTALVEEGALRAAQGRGWYVAAPERKEWPNTLESFSETARRMGLVPTSRVLRCEPGPATFDEAEAFQIVPGTALYRLERVRLLDRVPIAVDHSLVPADLATGFDEVDFTTRSLYDTMARLGFELAQADTTIEARPADAALAGHLAIAPGTPVLDMRQIVRDRSGRPLLSSSIRYAGDRYRLRTSFTRNAGA; from the coding sequence ATGATCACGGATCAGAGCAGCCCGCAGCGGCCGGGCCCGGCGGCGGCGGCGCCCGAACTGACCGGCGCGTACCCGGAGCCGTTGTGGATCCAGGCGAAGTCCGCGCTGGAGAACCGCATCGCCCTCGGCGAGGTCGCGCCCGGTTCCCGGCTGCCGCCCGAACGCGAACTGTGCCGGATGCTCGGCATCTCCCGGGTCACCCTGCGCAAGGCGCTGACCGCCCTGGTCGAGGAGGGCGCGCTGCGCGCCGCCCAGGGCCGTGGCTGGTACGTCGCCGCCCCGGAGCGCAAGGAGTGGCCCAACACCCTGGAGTCCTTCTCCGAGACCGCCCGCCGGATGGGGCTCGTACCGACGTCGCGGGTGCTGCGGTGCGAGCCGGGACCGGCCACCTTCGACGAGGCGGAGGCCTTCCAGATCGTCCCCGGCACCGCGCTGTACCGGCTGGAGCGCGTCCGCCTGCTCGACCGGGTGCCGATCGCCGTCGACCACTCGCTCGTCCCCGCCGACCTCGCCACCGGTTTCGACGAGGTCGACTTCACCACCCGTTCGCTGTACGACACCATGGCCCGCCTGGGCTTCGAGCTCGCGCAGGCCGACACCACCATCGAGGCGCGCCCCGCCGACGCGGCGCTCGCCGGGCACCTCGCCATCGCCCCGGGCACCCCCGTTCTGGACATGCGCCAGATCGTCCGTGACCGGAGCGGGCGTCCGCTGCTCTCCTCCTCGATCCGCTACGCGGGCGACCGCTACCGCCTGCGCACCTCCTTCACACGGAACGCGGGCGCATGA